In Streptomyces capitiformicae, one genomic interval encodes:
- a CDS encoding (deoxy)nucleoside triphosphate pyrophosphohydrolase codes for MTEPIVVVGAALLSDGRLLAARRSAPPELAGRWELPGGKVEPGEPPEQALVRELREELGVEAKSAERVPGEWPVRPGYVLRVWIAHLLSGEPRPLEDHDELRWLTADEVWDVDWLDQDVPAVMETARLAWGAQGA; via the coding sequence ATGACCGAACCGATCGTGGTGGTGGGAGCCGCTCTGCTGAGCGACGGGCGACTGCTCGCCGCGCGCCGCAGTGCACCGCCTGAGCTGGCCGGACGCTGGGAGTTGCCCGGCGGCAAGGTGGAGCCCGGTGAGCCTCCTGAACAGGCACTCGTCCGTGAGCTGCGCGAAGAACTCGGCGTCGAGGCGAAGTCCGCGGAGCGGGTGCCCGGCGAGTGGCCGGTGAGACCGGGTTACGTCCTGCGTGTCTGGATCGCCCACCTCCTCTCGGGCGAGCCGCGCCCCCTGGAAGACCACGATGAGCTGCGCTGGCTCACGGCCGACGAGGTGTGGGACGTGGATTGGCTGGACCAGGACGTCCCGGCGGTGATGGAGACGGCGCGCTTGGCCTGGGGCGCGCAGGGGGCCTAG
- a CDS encoding SpoIIE family protein phosphatase, whose amino-acid sequence MSEIPAKATESTESKDAESKGLSDGVRAAGDSGLPAAARDTTGGEAAGSRAGGGAGGGAADAEAVPPGVPGVPGVMAGHGSGDSMWQISPPGSIYDYIKVASFSIGADGLVDQWSLRAEQLFGISAERAVGMDPIEAFIDPDRREEGQRKMAEVLDGREWTGVVPFRVPGPDGGEGVDGLAEVYVMPTTVEGGERAAVCIVVDVRTLRRIETDLAASQSIFGQSPFGFLLIDPDLRVRRVNHRFASVYGGSVDDHRGKGVHDYLRSPEAERVEATLRRVMETGDSITDMHITGFVPGTDERRHWSVNLYRVHSGSGRPIGIAWLGTDVTARRAAAREAAAARRNLALLNEAGSRIGNSLDLETTARELLDVVVPGFCDLATVDLYQGLLVGDESPPGLADGSAELRRVAFASAVSDAPFVGGPAPVRVGAVHHYPFNSPCADALRTARPQQVPEEGNLIQTTLAVPMVAHDTVVGLVQFSRTKGSEPFGERDRALAVELAARAAVCIDNARLYRREHERALILQRSLLPPGDPEASGLDIACRYLPGNAATEVGGDWFDVIELPGHRTALVVGDVMGRGLRAAVAMGELRTAVRTLALLDLEPAEVLSALDEIARGLGTSGGVQSASRTAASRPRDKDLSEVYLATCVYAVYDSVTRRCTFANAGHLPPVLVEPGESALMLDVPPGMPLGVGGEPFEEVEVELPEGALLALYTDGLVESRDHPLDEGLQAFVGALTDPAQPPTALRADTPRSLEDVCDHVLNTLDTHHGEDDIALLMARVQGLPADSVGDWTLPREPRSVGRAREYARGQLLSWDLEPLVDTAELLVSELVTNALRYGEGEIRLRLLLDRTLVCEVWDAGLVQPRRRRARDTDEGGRGLQLVGLLSAAWGSRRTPRGKTVWFELPLPGGENGLTDPAEALLSLF is encoded by the coding sequence GTGAGCGAGATACCAGCGAAGGCCACGGAGTCCACGGAGTCCAAGGACGCGGAGTCCAAGGGCCTGTCGGACGGTGTGAGGGCCGCAGGCGACTCCGGCCTGCCTGCCGCCGCACGCGACACGACGGGCGGCGAGGCGGCCGGGAGCCGTGCAGGGGGCGGCGCGGGCGGCGGTGCCGCGGATGCGGAGGCCGTGCCCCCGGGTGTCCCAGGTGTCCCGGGAGTCATGGCCGGACATGGGTCCGGTGACTCGATGTGGCAGATCAGCCCGCCCGGATCCATATACGACTACATCAAGGTCGCCTCGTTCTCCATAGGCGCCGATGGCCTCGTCGACCAGTGGAGTCTGCGCGCCGAGCAGCTGTTCGGCATATCGGCCGAGCGGGCCGTGGGCATGGACCCCATCGAGGCCTTCATCGACCCGGACCGGCGTGAAGAGGGCCAGCGCAAGATGGCCGAGGTCCTCGACGGCCGGGAGTGGACCGGGGTGGTCCCGTTCCGCGTGCCGGGGCCCGATGGGGGCGAGGGGGTCGACGGTCTGGCCGAGGTCTATGTGATGCCCACCACGGTGGAGGGCGGCGAACGGGCCGCCGTGTGCATCGTCGTGGACGTCCGGACCCTGCGCCGGATCGAGACCGACCTCGCCGCTTCGCAGTCCATTTTCGGCCAATCTCCGTTCGGGTTCCTGCTGATCGACCCCGACCTCCGCGTACGGCGCGTCAACCACCGCTTCGCCTCCGTCTACGGCGGCAGCGTCGACGACCATCGCGGCAAGGGCGTCCACGACTATCTGCGGTCCCCGGAGGCCGAGCGGGTCGAGGCGACCCTGCGCCGGGTCATGGAGACCGGCGACTCGATCACGGACATGCACATCACGGGCTTCGTCCCCGGCACCGACGAGCGCCGCCACTGGTCCGTCAACCTCTACCGCGTACACAGCGGCAGCGGTCGTCCCATCGGAATCGCCTGGCTGGGCACCGACGTCACGGCCCGTCGTGCCGCCGCCCGCGAGGCCGCCGCCGCCCGGCGGAATCTCGCCCTCCTGAACGAGGCCGGCTCGCGCATCGGCAACTCCCTCGACCTGGAGACCACCGCCCGCGAACTCCTCGACGTCGTCGTCCCCGGCTTTTGCGACCTCGCCACCGTCGACCTCTACCAGGGCCTCCTGGTCGGCGACGAGTCCCCGCCCGGGCTCGCCGACGGCAGCGCCGAACTGCGCCGGGTAGCCTTCGCCAGCGCGGTCTCCGACGCGCCCTTCGTCGGCGGACCGGCCCCGGTGCGCGTCGGCGCGGTCCACCACTACCCGTTCAACTCGCCCTGCGCGGACGCCCTGCGCACCGCCCGCCCGCAACAGGTGCCCGAGGAGGGCAACCTGATCCAGACGACGCTCGCGGTCCCGATGGTCGCCCACGACACCGTCGTCGGACTCGTCCAGTTCTCCCGGACGAAGGGCAGCGAGCCGTTCGGCGAACGCGACCGTGCGCTCGCCGTGGAACTGGCCGCGCGCGCCGCCGTCTGCATCGACAACGCGCGGCTGTACCGCCGCGAGCACGAGCGCGCGCTGATACTGCAACGCTCCCTGCTGCCCCCGGGCGACCCCGAGGCCTCCGGGCTCGACATCGCGTGCCGCTATCTGCCGGGCAACGCGGCCACCGAGGTCGGCGGCGACTGGTTCGACGTCATCGAACTCCCCGGCCACCGCACCGCGCTCGTCGTCGGCGACGTGATGGGCCGCGGACTGCGCGCGGCGGTGGCCATGGGCGAACTCCGTACGGCGGTCCGAACGTTGGCCCTGCTGGACCTCGAACCCGCCGAGGTCCTCTCGGCACTTGACGAGATCGCCCGCGGCCTCGGCACCTCCGGCGGCGTCCAGTCGGCCTCCCGCACCGCCGCCAGCCGGCCCCGGGACAAGGACCTCTCCGAGGTGTACCTCGCGACCTGTGTCTACGCTGTCTACGACTCGGTGACCCGCCGCTGCACCTTCGCCAACGCGGGCCATCTGCCGCCGGTACTGGTCGAACCCGGCGAGAGCGCGCTCATGCTCGACGTGCCGCCCGGCATGCCGCTGGGCGTCGGTGGTGAGCCGTTCGAGGAAGTCGAGGTCGAGCTCCCCGAGGGCGCGCTGCTCGCGCTCTACACGGATGGACTGGTCGAATCCCGCGACCATCCCCTCGACGAGGGTCTCCAGGCGTTCGTCGGCGCGCTCACCGATCCCGCCCAGCCGCCGACCGCGCTGCGCGCCGACACGCCCCGGTCCCTCGAGGACGTCTGCGACCACGTTCTCAACACCCTCGACACCCACCACGGCGAGGACGACATCGCCCTGCTGATGGCACGTGTCCAGGGCCTGCCGGCCGACTCCGTCGGCGACTGGACCCTGCCGCGCGAGCCGCGCAGCGTGGGCCGCGCCCGGGAGTACGCCCGCGGGCAGCTCCTCAGCTGGGACCTGGAGCCGCTCGTCGACACGGCCGAACTGCTGGTCAGCGAGCTGGTCACCAACGCCCTGCGGTACGGCGAGGGCGAGATCCGGCTCCGGCTGCTGCTCGACAGAACCCTCGTCTGCGAGGTCTGGGACGCCGGGCTCGTCCAGCCGCGCCGCCGACGCGCCCGCGACACGGATGAGGGGGGCCGGGGGCTGCAACTTGTCGGTCTGCTCTCCGCCGCGTGGGGCTCCCGCCGGACGCCTCGGGGGAAGACCGTGTGGTTCGAGTTGCCGCTGCCGGGCGGTGAGAACGGGCTCACGGATCCGGCGGAGGCGTTGTTGAGCCTGTTTTAG
- a CDS encoding ATP-binding protein: protein MIGVIDTGDDCAEWTFPAEPDAVRTARAVVRTRLRDWGLDTLGDITALLVSELVTNALRHATGPIGVRLVRPDGPPRTLLVEVSDPLPDPPRERAAELDDESGRGLQLVAFSSRAWGTRPGEAGKTVWFELAVPG, encoded by the coding sequence GTGATCGGCGTGATCGACACCGGAGACGACTGCGCCGAGTGGACCTTCCCCGCAGAGCCCGACGCCGTGCGCACCGCACGCGCAGTCGTCCGGACCCGACTGCGCGACTGGGGCCTGGACACCCTCGGCGACATCACCGCGCTGCTGGTGAGCGAACTGGTCACCAACGCCCTGCGCCACGCCACCGGCCCCATCGGCGTACGACTTGTGCGCCCCGACGGCCCCCCGCGCACCCTCCTCGTCGAGGTCTCCGACCCACTGCCCGACCCGCCCCGCGAACGCGCCGCCGAACTGGACGACGAGAGCGGCCGCGGTCTGCAACTCGTCGCCTTTTCCTCGCGTGCCTGGGGTACCCGCCCCGGTGAGGCGGGCAAGACGGTCTGGTTCGAGCTGGCGGTTCCCGGCTGA